A stretch of the Sulfurimonas sp. HSL-1656 genome encodes the following:
- a CDS encoding type II toxin-antitoxin system antitoxin SocA domain-containing protein, whose amino-acid sequence MYADEQGKIVGKTRLQKMIFLYEKECQNKINQIREKNLFDFFAHHYGPFSKDLYKHLKNLKTFGMITIENETDSEDENLVEKETEYCITEDGITTVHEEIFQKERINPFEMETLDAFKKEYNSMNLNELIKLVYTKYPEYTKNSKIKEKVLG is encoded by the coding sequence ATGTATGCCGATGAACAAGGTAAAATCGTAGGAAAAACAAGGCTTCAAAAAATGATTTTTCTTTATGAAAAAGAATGTCAAAATAAGATCAATCAAATTCGTGAAAAAAATTTGTTTGATTTTTTTGCTCATCATTATGGCCCATTTTCTAAAGACCTTTATAAACATTTGAAAAATTTGAAAACATTTGGAATGATAACGATTGAAAATGAGACTGATTCTGAAGATGAAAATTTGGTAGAAAAGGAAACCGAATACTGCATTACAGAAGATGGCATTACAACGGTGCATGAAGAGATATTTCAGAAAGAAAGAATAAATCCATTTGAAATGGAAACTTTGGACGCATTTAAAAAAGAATACAATAGTATGAATCTGAATGAACTCATAAAGCTTGTATATACAAAGTATCCAGAATATACAAAAAACTCAAAAATAAAAGAAAAAGTATTAGGATGA
- a CDS encoding TSUP family transporter yields the protein MEISIEMLTFLFAASIVAGTMDTMVGGGGLITLPSLMLTGLSPINALGTNKLQGCVGTGTATFLLLRKSKIRWRHIKPLFIAAFVGSVIGTVAVQFMSQHSLSLVIPVVLVVIIGYFLLYNPSRTKNFSIKVGAKKFTWLVVPGIGFYDGMFGPGTGSFFGFANVLLRRAKLVAATATAKPLNFATNVSSLLVFILFGNVVWHVGLVMMLGQAIGAWLGVHLLYKINPQYLRAFVITICLLMLAKYLASS from the coding sequence ATGGAAATATCAATCGAAATGCTCACGTTCCTCTTTGCCGCATCCATCGTCGCGGGCACGATGGATACGATGGTCGGAGGCGGCGGGCTTATTACCCTGCCCTCGCTGATGCTCACTGGACTCTCACCCATCAACGCACTGGGGACAAACAAGCTGCAGGGGTGCGTCGGCACGGGGACGGCCACTTTTTTGCTGCTCAGAAAGTCCAAAATAAGATGGCGTCACATCAAGCCCCTCTTTATTGCCGCCTTTGTCGGTTCGGTCATCGGTACCGTGGCCGTGCAGTTCATGAGTCAGCATTCGCTGTCACTGGTCATCCCCGTCGTGCTCGTGGTGATCATCGGCTACTTTCTGCTCTACAACCCAAGCAGAACAAAAAACTTCAGCATCAAGGTGGGTGCGAAAAAGTTCACCTGGCTCGTCGTGCCAGGCATTGGCTTTTACGACGGCATGTTCGGCCCCGGGACGGGCTCGTTCTTTGGCTTTGCGAACGTGCTTCTTCGGCGCGCGAAACTGGTGGCGGCTACCGCCACGGCCAAGCCGCTCAACTTCGCCACCAACGTTTCATCCCTCTTGGTCTTCATCCTCTTCGGCAACGTCGTCTGGCACGTGGGCCTCGTGATGATGCTGGGCCAGGCCATCGGCGCCTGGCTGGGGGTGCATCTGCTTTACAAGATCAACCCGCAGTACCTGCGTGCCTTTGTCATAACCATCTGTCTGCTGATGCTGGCCAAATATTTAGCATCATCCTAA
- the cowN gene encoding N(2)-fixation sustaining protein CowN has protein sequence MNSEIRIDERYVSFANIDCFENACLVIDRLLYVTGQAEHVNLYWKKIIPTIPQAYYDRDPKADEKEALLYLVCSNVFYLEELFENEEDEEGLNALKRAELECC, from the coding sequence ATGAACAGTGAAATCCGGATAGACGAACGTTACGTCTCCTTTGCAAACATCGACTGCTTCGAGAACGCCTGTCTCGTCATCGACCGCCTGCTGTATGTGACCGGGCAGGCCGAGCACGTCAACCTCTACTGGAAAAAGATCATCCCGACGATCCCCCAGGCCTACTACGACCGCGACCCGAAAGCGGACGAGAAAGAGGCCCTGCTCTACCTCGTCTGCTCCAACGTCTTCTACCTCGAAGAGCTCTTCGAGAACGAAGAGGACGAGGAGGGGCTCAATGCCCTGAAGCGCGCCGAACTGGAGTGCTGCTAA
- a CDS encoding MarR family transcriptional regulator, translating to MATKLEWLFAFSSAHAKLFKQVDRALSVHGISFSEFYILHRLRNAPGRAMRRIDLAEEVGMSASGITRALNPLEKLGLVQKEKNPRDARVSLVKLSEAGVQYCADALATVHSTLDTLLAPLEAGDIDACMAIAAKLS from the coding sequence ATGGCTACGAAACTGGAATGGCTCTTCGCCTTCTCCTCCGCGCATGCGAAGCTCTTCAAGCAGGTCGACCGGGCGCTTAGCGTCCACGGCATCAGCTTCTCGGAGTTTTACATCCTGCACCGGCTCCGGAACGCTCCGGGGCGAGCCATGCGGCGCATCGACCTGGCCGAAGAGGTCGGGATGAGCGCCTCGGGGATCACCCGGGCGCTGAACCCGCTGGAGAAGCTGGGGCTGGTGCAGAAAGAGAAAAACCCCAGGGACGCGCGGGTGAGCCTCGTCAAGCTCTCCGAGGCCGGGGTGCAGTATTGCGCCGACGCCCTGGCGACGGTGCACTCTACCCTCGACACCCTGCTCGCGCCGCTGGAAGCGGGCGACATCGACGCCTGTATGGCGATCGCGGCGAAACTCAGCTAA
- a CDS encoding MATE family efflux transporter: protein MNPNPIRSVLTSLRPKARLREVLRLALPAAFKHLLDVVQILTDMLMVGFLSVAALAAVGMSLQFMMIINVVITLYVVGGNAVTARLIGARRRKRAYTLLFTLGLLALLLSLPFAAAGYLFAGDFYLLMGTGEDVAHYGHVYFGILAAGFPLIFLDSLFYNQLSAAGDTKSSLYIKLASAGVNALLDYLLIFGHGGFPALGVAGAAYATIAAYALNILLYLLLLRSHDARLHLLPRLNLPDLRRVLSIGSHAALERLITSASFLLFIWVIASYGTAALAGYQVGLRVEGLAFMPGFGFAVAAMAIAGQQLGAKRPEEAYEGGLYSLKVAATFMGLLGLIMVIWPELFVRLFTQDPETVEQASLYLRLVGLSQVPLAVLFVLSNVLRGAGDTRTPLKINIAALWLLRVIPSYIAMKLGFGIIAVYIIMTVETFIKGFIFWKIFRRRAWLKTKI, encoded by the coding sequence ATGAACCCGAACCCGATCCGCTCCGTATTGACGTCCCTGCGGCCCAAGGCGCGCCTGCGCGAGGTGCTGCGGCTGGCGCTGCCCGCGGCCTTTAAACACCTCCTCGACGTCGTGCAGATCCTTACGGACATGCTGATGGTCGGCTTCCTCAGTGTCGCTGCCCTGGCGGCGGTGGGGATGAGCCTGCAGTTCATGATGATCATCAACGTCGTCATCACCCTTTATGTCGTGGGGGGCAATGCCGTCACCGCACGGCTCATCGGCGCCCGGCGGCGTAAAAGGGCCTACACGCTGCTCTTTACGCTGGGACTGCTCGCGCTGCTGCTCTCGCTGCCTTTTGCCGCGGCGGGGTACCTGTTCGCCGGCGACTTCTACCTGCTGATGGGTACCGGGGAGGATGTCGCGCACTACGGCCACGTCTATTTCGGTATTCTCGCCGCCGGTTTCCCCCTCATCTTCCTCGATTCGCTCTTTTACAACCAGCTCAGTGCGGCGGGGGACACGAAAAGCTCGCTGTACATCAAGCTCGCCTCGGCCGGGGTCAACGCCCTGCTTGACTACCTGCTTATCTTCGGCCACGGGGGATTTCCGGCATTGGGCGTTGCCGGGGCGGCCTACGCGACCATTGCCGCTTATGCCCTCAACATCCTGCTCTACCTGCTCTTGCTGCGCTCTCATGATGCCCGTCTTCACCTACTGCCGCGCCTGAACCTGCCGGACCTCCGGCGCGTACTCTCCATCGGCAGCCATGCCGCCCTGGAGCGGCTCATCACCTCGGCGTCTTTCCTGCTCTTCATCTGGGTCATCGCGTCGTACGGGACGGCAGCGCTGGCGGGCTACCAGGTGGGGCTGCGCGTGGAGGGGCTGGCCTTTATGCCGGGGTTCGGTTTCGCCGTCGCGGCGATGGCTATCGCCGGGCAGCAGCTGGGGGCGAAGCGCCCCGAGGAGGCCTACGAGGGAGGGCTCTACAGCCTGAAAGTCGCCGCAACGTTCATGGGCCTGCTCGGCCTCATCATGGTCATCTGGCCCGAGCTCTTCGTGCGCCTTTTCACCCAGGACCCCGAGACGGTGGAGCAGGCGTCGCTCTACCTGCGCCTCGTCGGCCTCTCCCAGGTGCCGCTGGCGGTGCTTTTCGTACTCAGCAACGTCCTGCGCGGCGCGGGGGACACCCGCACGCCGCTCAAAATCAACATCGCCGCGCTGTGGCTGCTGCGGGTCATCCCCTCCTACATTGCCATGAAACTGGGCTTCGGCATCATCGCCGTCTACATCATCATGACGGTGGAGACCTTTATAAAAGGGTTTATCTTCTGGAAGATCTTCCGCAGACGTGCGTGGTTGAAGACGAAGATATAA
- a CDS encoding phytanoyl-CoA dioxygenase family protein: MPAGNHWFEYENYAQHPRYLGLSGEERAIVEQFNTDGCYLYRGAIGDDTVEKVNDALDDWTVANVKALAANKKADGTYPRLIGLHEEIPEINALFTEPTIVKLQELLFGLGPSLRTSITFLQGSQQPLHRDIPVFHVMPGEPYFRIWIALEDTTPENGTLTGVKGAHRVAAERYRLPHRFYEGFDTMPPQDPGAWRRYQETLKRRYEAAGLKEEAFAFRSGDALIWHPLFPHGGSVIENRRSSRRSVVLHVSALPPR, from the coding sequence ATGCCGGCGGGAAACCATTGGTTCGAGTACGAAAACTACGCTCAGCACCCCCGCTACCTCGGCCTCTCCGGGGAGGAGCGGGCGATTGTCGAGCAGTTCAACACGGACGGCTGCTACCTCTACAGGGGTGCCATCGGCGACGACACGGTCGAAAAGGTCAACGACGCCCTGGACGACTGGACGGTTGCCAACGTCAAAGCCCTGGCGGCGAACAAGAAAGCCGACGGCACCTACCCGCGCCTGATCGGGCTGCACGAAGAAATTCCCGAGATCAATGCGCTCTTCACAGAACCTACGATCGTCAAATTGCAGGAGCTGCTGTTCGGCCTGGGACCGTCGCTGCGGACTTCGATCACCTTTTTGCAGGGGAGCCAGCAGCCGCTGCACCGGGACATCCCCGTCTTTCACGTCATGCCGGGGGAGCCCTATTTCAGGATCTGGATCGCTCTGGAAGATACGACGCCGGAAAACGGTACGCTGACGGGGGTCAAAGGCGCTCACCGGGTTGCGGCGGAACGCTACCGTCTGCCGCACCGATTCTACGAAGGTTTCGATACAATGCCGCCACAGGATCCGGGCGCATGGCGCCGCTACCAGGAGACGCTGAAGCGGCGGTACGAAGCGGCCGGATTGAAAGAGGAGGCATTCGCCTTCCGCAGCGGCGACGCCCTTATCTGGCACCCGCTTTTCCCCCACGGCGGCAGCGTCATCGAGAACAGACGCTCCAGCAGGCGCTCCGTCGTCCTGCACGTCTCGGCCCTCCCGCCGCGTTAA
- a CDS encoding sce7726 family protein: MDTINAGEVLALLNAVTADEALLEEQPDNPFIPRRLTRRRKQLCDYCSGGDDEGFVRQAYADMTPRQRRDRDHKSFLAKYRKLRPAPASNEAELREAAETFLRERYGEGTKVIHEFTQWTISVRPDLYALTEEETLVAVEIKSDKDNLDRLYRQLDSYSRFSNHVYVALDERFLTKYLQTFGNRFEHVGILLYGEAGLGLYKEPEPLLPDTLVAMLRAPELKHFFSMLNNRSRLPGSDYNTYRDVIDAVYTQRERELVARQLFVTRLRGGRPDDVKMVDYVDPLEKQLLFDELLKPSYWEAGRMRRAVKLPGVLELYRQLRQPTLF; encoded by the coding sequence ATGGATACCATCAACGCGGGCGAAGTCCTCGCCCTTCTCAACGCCGTCACCGCCGACGAAGCCCTGCTCGAAGAGCAGCCCGACAACCCCTTCATCCCCCGCCGCCTGACACGGCGTCGCAAACAATTGTGCGACTACTGCAGCGGGGGCGACGACGAAGGCTTTGTCCGGCAGGCCTACGCGGATATGACCCCGCGCCAGCGCCGGGACCGTGACCACAAGAGCTTCCTCGCCAAGTACCGCAAGCTCCGGCCCGCCCCGGCGTCGAACGAGGCCGAACTGCGCGAGGCCGCCGAAACCTTCCTGCGCGAACGCTACGGGGAGGGGACAAAGGTCATCCACGAGTTCACGCAGTGGACCATCAGCGTCCGTCCTGACCTTTACGCTCTGACGGAAGAAGAGACGCTCGTCGCCGTCGAGATCAAGAGCGACAAAGACAACCTCGACCGCCTCTACCGTCAGCTTGACAGCTACTCCCGCTTCAGCAACCATGTCTACGTCGCCCTCGACGAGCGGTTCCTCACCAAGTACCTCCAGACCTTCGGCAACCGTTTCGAGCATGTGGGCATTCTGCTTTACGGCGAAGCGGGCCTGGGGCTTTATAAGGAGCCCGAACCGCTACTCCCCGATACGCTCGTCGCCATGCTCCGCGCCCCGGAGCTGAAGCACTTCTTCTCTATGCTGAACAACCGGAGCCGCCTTCCCGGCAGCGACTACAACACCTACCGTGACGTCATCGACGCCGTCTACACCCAGCGCGAACGCGAATTGGTCGCGCGGCAGCTCTTTGTGACCCGCCTGCGGGGCGGCAGGCCCGATGATGTTAAGATGGTGGATTACGTCGACCCGCTGGAGAAGCAGCTGCTTTTCGACGAACTGCTCAAACCCTCCTACTGGGAGGCGGGGCGGATGCGCAGGGCGGTGAAGCTGCCAGGTGTATTGGAGCTCTACCGGCAGCTGCGGCAGCCGACGCTCTTTTGA
- a CDS encoding ferric reductase-like transmembrane domain-containing protein, with protein sequence MKRALLFLLCLSPLIFLLYRLFAGGAEDPIKAIYSVTGYSALTLLYAATTISLVRKKIRLLRYRRMVGLFAFFYALLHFSNFLILDMELDPASVLDETLKKPFIYLGVTAFAILLFMAVTSLPKLFARFYGYHQLIYVALLLVTVHFVMAQKALAYWQWEILAVMAVIGVLKVVQKTGLAKF encoded by the coding sequence TTGAAAAGAGCGCTCCTCTTTCTCCTCTGCCTCTCCCCGCTGATCTTCCTGCTCTACCGCCTCTTCGCCGGCGGGGCGGAAGACCCCATCAAGGCCATCTACAGCGTGACCGGCTACAGCGCTTTGACGCTGCTCTACGCGGCGACCACCATCTCATTGGTGCGAAAAAAGATCCGGCTGCTGCGCTACCGGCGGATGGTAGGGCTCTTCGCCTTTTTCTACGCCCTGCTGCACTTTTCCAACTTTCTTATCCTCGATATGGAGCTCGATCCCGCCAGCGTTCTCGACGAGACGCTGAAAAAGCCTTTCATCTATCTCGGGGTGACGGCCTTCGCCATTTTGCTTTTCATGGCCGTCACCTCCCTGCCGAAGCTTTTCGCCAGGTTCTACGGGTACCACCAGCTCATCTACGTCGCCCTGCTGCTGGTAACGGTCCACTTCGTCATGGCGCAGAAGGCGCTCGCCTACTGGCAGTGGGAGATCCTGGCGGTGATGGCCGTCATCGGCGTGCTGAAGGTGGTACAGAAAACGGGGCTCGCGAAGTTCTGA
- the msrP gene encoding protein-methionine-sulfoxide reductase catalytic subunit MsrP, whose product MQRTRYENRPLREADVTEEALFDERRKFLKLGAASLVSTAAVLELAAKEHLPAVNLDYAKDPNAGGLELNTYEQITSYNNFYEFTTSKKGVKPLSKRFKSEPWKLTVDGMVEQPLELDVWELMKQMPLEERIYRFRCVEGWSMVVPWIGFELSRLIAMAKPLASAKYVRFETLYDPEQFPDQGRGLLATLDYPYVEGLRMDEAMHPLTLMAVGLYGHTLPPQNGAPIRLIVPWKYGFKSIKSVVRITFTDTQPQNTWNVYAPREYGFYANVNPDVDHPRWSQARERVLGHFFKQPTQLFNGYAKEVAHLYKGMDLRKQF is encoded by the coding sequence ATGCAACGCACGCGATACGAAAACCGGCCGCTGCGCGAAGCCGACGTGACGGAAGAGGCACTCTTCGACGAACGCAGGAAATTCCTGAAGCTGGGGGCGGCGAGCCTGGTGAGCACGGCGGCGGTGCTGGAGCTGGCCGCGAAAGAGCATCTGCCCGCCGTCAACCTCGACTATGCCAAAGACCCCAACGCGGGAGGACTCGAACTCAACACCTACGAGCAGATCACCTCATACAACAACTTCTACGAGTTCACGACGAGCAAAAAGGGGGTCAAGCCCCTTTCAAAGCGCTTCAAAAGCGAGCCGTGGAAACTGACCGTCGACGGGATGGTCGAGCAACCGCTCGAGCTGGACGTCTGGGAGCTGATGAAGCAGATGCCGCTGGAGGAGCGGATCTACCGCTTCCGCTGCGTGGAGGGGTGGTCGATGGTTGTGCCGTGGATCGGGTTCGAACTCTCGAGGCTTATCGCCATGGCCAAGCCCCTCGCGTCGGCGAAGTACGTCCGTTTCGAGACCCTGTACGACCCCGAGCAGTTCCCCGACCAGGGCCGCGGCCTCCTGGCGACCCTGGACTACCCCTACGTCGAGGGGCTGCGCATGGACGAGGCGATGCACCCGCTGACCCTGATGGCCGTCGGCCTCTACGGCCACACCCTCCCGCCGCAGAACGGCGCGCCGATCCGCCTCATCGTGCCGTGGAAGTACGGCTTCAAAAGCATCAAGTCGGTCGTGAGGATCACCTTCACCGACACCCAGCCGCAGAACACATGGAACGTCTACGCCCCCCGCGAATACGGCTTTTACGCGAACGTCAACCCCGACGTCGACCACCCCCGCTGGTCCCAGGCACGTGAACGGGTACTGGGGCACTTCTTCAAACAGCCGACGCAGCTGTTCAACGGCTACGCGAAAGAGGTCGCCCACCTCTACAAGGGCATGGACCTGAGGAAACAGTTTTGA
- a CDS encoding YgjP-like metallopeptidase domain-containing protein codes for MKELRYLAHYPETLQAQVRRLIESGKLGDFLLQKYPEAHTLSTDGALYDYADAMRSAHMRNSQPLHKVVYDTKISVVDDALGMHTRISKVHGGRVRSRREIRIASLFKRVPEPFLQMIVAHELAHLKERDHNKAFYNLCEHMAPGYHQLEFDLRLYLTHLEHAGKLY; via the coding sequence ATGAAGGAGCTGCGCTATCTTGCCCATTACCCCGAGACGCTCCAGGCCCAGGTGCGCCGCCTGATCGAAAGCGGGAAGCTCGGCGATTTCCTGCTGCAGAAGTACCCCGAAGCGCACACCCTCTCCACCGACGGCGCGCTCTACGACTACGCCGACGCCATGCGCAGTGCGCACATGCGCAACTCCCAGCCCCTGCACAAGGTCGTCTATGACACGAAGATCAGTGTCGTCGACGACGCCCTGGGGATGCACACCCGCATCTCGAAGGTGCACGGAGGCCGGGTGCGCTCCCGGCGGGAGATCCGCATCGCCTCCCTTTTCAAGCGGGTGCCCGAGCCCTTCTTGCAGATGATCGTCGCCCACGAACTGGCCCACCTCAAAGAGCGCGACCACAACAAGGCCTTTTACAACCTCTGCGAGCACATGGCCCCCGGCTACCACCAGCTGGAGTTCGACCTGCGTCTCTACCTGACCCACCTGGAGCACGCCGGGAAACTCTACTGA
- a CDS encoding DUF6515 family protein, whose protein sequence is MRYSNFISVAAALLIGSAGLYAAPDHDNRKDNDRGGSKQERSYEKQDRSYNKQDRSYNQSRSGNQGNALGQEIRRDHNQPSKGEIRREEVRRSEPQKYTPHPVKPAPVVRPQQREEYRHTEQRTVRPPKVDYRDGKRIYPPAKGDIVRIDKHKRYYRPPGARPLTYYQRPGYVVHSLPRLAISLSLGALSFYYADGLYYRHHDGGFIVTVPPVGLVVRTLPVGYTVFVHSGRTYYYYADVYYTWDNYRNAYRVVKPPVAYYDVEFAPGQVLDSLPDGAYSVTINGAQYYRYADTYFMQAIQGDRIVYIVVTP, encoded by the coding sequence ATGCGATACAGCAACTTCATATCCGTCGCAGCCGCACTGCTCATCGGCTCGGCCGGGCTTTATGCGGCCCCCGACCATGACAACAGGAAGGATAACGACAGAGGCGGTTCGAAGCAGGAGCGCTCTTATGAGAAACAGGACCGTTCCTATAATAAGCAGGATCGTTCCTACAACCAGAGCCGTTCCGGTAACCAGGGTAACGCCCTGGGGCAGGAGATACGCCGTGACCATAACCAGCCTTCCAAAGGTGAGATCCGCCGTGAAGAGGTACGCCGTTCCGAACCTCAAAAGTACACACCCCATCCGGTCAAACCCGCGCCGGTCGTCCGCCCGCAACAGCGTGAAGAGTACAGGCACACCGAGCAGCGTACGGTCCGCCCGCCGAAGGTGGACTACCGCGACGGCAAACGGATCTATCCGCCTGCCAAGGGTGACATCGTCCGTATCGACAAGCACAAGCGCTATTACCGCCCGCCGGGGGCCCGTCCTCTGACCTATTATCAGCGCCCGGGCTATGTGGTACACAGTCTGCCGCGTCTGGCGATCTCCCTGAGCCTCGGCGCGCTCTCGTTCTACTATGCCGACGGTCTCTATTACCGCCATCACGACGGCGGGTTTATCGTCACCGTTCCGCCGGTAGGCCTCGTGGTCCGTACCCTTCCGGTGGGCTACACCGTCTTCGTACACAGCGGACGCACGTACTACTACTATGCGGACGTCTACTATACCTGGGACAACTACCGCAACGCCTACCGCGTCGTCAAGCCGCCGGTGGCCTATTATGATGTCGAATTCGCTCCCGGCCAGGTACTCGACAGCCTCCCCGACGGTGCCTACAGCGTCACGATCAACGGGGCGCAGTACTACCGCTATGCGGACACCTACTTCATGCAGGCGATCCAGGGGGACCGTATCGTCTATATCGTCGTCACGCCGTAA
- a CDS encoding class I SAM-dependent methyltransferase has protein sequence MIPFNHLGWAFSRFGAAVYPETAVAQLCICLHALPPDADILDLGAGTGTLANYALGCRNDLRPVAADPAEGMLRYVPETVGRVIARAEALPFDADRFDGILVGEALHHFTVPEEALDEIARVLRPGGLLFVYDFDPSTLLGNLLRRAEKLLGEPGHFYPPETLASLLRERGFSTTVNRYGWRYSLAALLEA, from the coding sequence ATGATCCCCTTCAACCATCTCGGTTGGGCCTTCAGCCGCTTCGGGGCGGCCGTCTACCCCGAGACTGCCGTCGCGCAGCTCTGCATCTGCCTGCACGCCCTCCCCCCCGACGCCGATATCCTCGACCTCGGCGCGGGAACGGGCACCCTCGCCAACTACGCCCTCGGCTGCCGCAACGATTTAAGACCCGTCGCCGCCGACCCGGCCGAAGGGATGCTGCGCTATGTCCCCGAGACGGTCGGGCGTGTCATCGCCAGGGCCGAAGCCCTTCCCTTCGACGCCGACCGCTTTGACGGCATCCTCGTGGGCGAGGCGCTGCACCATTTCACCGTTCCCGAAGAGGCGCTCGACGAGATTGCCCGCGTCCTCCGCCCCGGCGGACTCCTGTTCGTCTACGATTTCGACCCCTCCACCCTCCTTGGCAACCTGCTGCGGCGGGCGGAGAAACTGCTGGGGGAGCCGGGGCATTTCTATCCGCCGGAGACGCTGGCTTCGCTGCTTCGGGAGCGCGGTTTTTCCACTACCGTCAACCGTTACGGCTGGCGCTACAGCCTCGCCGCCCTGTTGGAGGCATAG
- a CDS encoding peptidylprolyl isomerase — MQITKNSLVTLNYELSTSDGELLNPDDSELMYLHGGYGQIFAKLETELEGKRTGDDIHVTLSPAEAFGEYDGSLLVEEALSELPDDLEAGMEIEGHLESHPEDVIIYTVKEIRGDEAVLDGNHPLAGRSLVFDGTVTAVEPLDDAAVHEILEHEHHHH, encoded by the coding sequence ATGCAGATCACGAAAAACAGCCTCGTCACCCTGAACTATGAACTCTCCACCTCCGACGGCGAGCTGCTCAACCCCGACGACTCCGAACTGATGTATCTCCACGGCGGCTACGGGCAGATCTTTGCCAAGCTGGAAACGGAACTGGAGGGGAAACGGACCGGGGATGACATCCATGTCACCCTCTCGCCTGCCGAAGCGTTCGGAGAGTACGACGGTTCCCTCCTCGTCGAAGAGGCGCTTTCCGAACTCCCCGACGACCTAGAGGCGGGCATGGAGATCGAAGGGCACCTCGAATCGCACCCCGAGGACGTCATCATCTACACCGTCAAGGAGATCCGCGGCGACGAAGCGGTTCTTGACGGCAACCACCCGCTGGCCGGCCGCAGCCTCGTCTTCGACGGAACGGTCACGGCAGTCGAGCCGCTCGACGATGCCGCCGTCCATGAGATCCTCGAACACGAGCATCATCACCACTGA
- the dtd gene encoding D-aminoacyl-tRNA deacylase, whose product MLAVLQRVGSSSVHVEGREVAAIGMGLNLLLGVLEGDTEADADKLLSKILTLRIFADEAGKMNRSLLDVGGELLVISQFTLAADVKKGRRPSFDAAARPEHAETLYRYFIDRASGSVPVSHGIFGAHMDVRIANDGPVTILIDSKTL is encoded by the coding sequence ATGCTGGCCGTACTGCAACGCGTCGGCAGCTCTTCCGTCCACGTGGAGGGGCGTGAAGTCGCCGCGATCGGGATGGGGCTCAACCTCCTTCTGGGGGTCCTGGAGGGCGATACGGAGGCGGACGCCGACAAGCTGCTCTCCAAAATCCTGACGCTGCGCATCTTCGCCGACGAGGCAGGCAAAATGAACCGTTCCCTGCTCGACGTCGGGGGCGAGCTCCTCGTCATCTCCCAGTTTACCCTGGCCGCCGACGTCAAAAAGGGGAGGCGTCCCTCTTTCGATGCCGCCGCCCGGCCGGAACACGCCGAAACCCTTTACCGTTACTTCATTGACCGGGCATCCGGGAGCGTCCCGGTCTCGCACGGTATCTTCGGTGCCCACATGGATGTACGCATCGCGAACGACGGGCCGGTGACCATCCTGATCGATTCCAAAACGCTCTGA